From Nematostella vectensis chromosome 14, jaNemVect1.1, whole genome shotgun sequence, a single genomic window includes:
- the LOC116602257 gene encoding ralBP1-associated Eps domain-containing protein 1 isoform X1 yields the protein MSRKHSTLLKEEVDDDESNGDDKSKRESTQEGDKRRKGKKGERLEGYYNSSMNNSKVKPVVGAAINPSADGITSPNHTQPTQVLPTIQPPPTHPYRQQGPAGPPVTCQAQQGSTAQQVTPQGQQGYSGVVMPVAINQPIQQVYQPNHPQHIPPQNPVATHWQQQQPLPVRLPPPPGPAQHPVVAPQQYQATPQHPQAQYQPYQPHPPQGYFPGVHYTHGVPGQVPGAIGAPYIHQPRHPQHVLVRSQSLPEEPVPQGRGPPPAPQSPPGRGPPQDQQMWVAHQPPPQPQDQVEAGNWVGESNGAASQQTWVPGSTATQHPMESYWAAFSGSPPTPEKPQQWDDSSDHSDHSSSDEELDRSSSPVLCGEEGEGLLRAPSLTSFAESTSSVEDEGEEDVWVIQHEQRDYYATQFRKLQPGEDGVIKGPKARDFFLKSNLPTETLSKIWHLSDINKDNALHLEEFCIAMHLVVAIRHGLDLPPTLPPTLLNFRASEEEEDPFNVSMTAAPTSPRQKENSVGEHIEASIEEQSHSPRSASLKREHNRRQDLSRPRSLSDPNYTEEPHDHSRKISSPVPPTSGTTQPEGASAIVPPLPLSPGPHIGIERPRASAKISLLDSAPGQLLPPPSGKFAREAIKESDSDSDTSDSSPPTSPTQQSPLETTPVLPLPEKVTPEPGTTTPPSPPPDSPKSVAPPALRSTAEKVVMRQQRKSGERPRSAGDVNHIVPMDDSTPGSTTPSDGSQGSHGQKDPPPPPPPRNKRGHSRSSSLDLNKLFAAKAKEAKENRAASTSSPTSSHSSQNSETVLAERPDTSQKHEPKGGASEETPRSPVQASEEQNFADFSRFDSFVNAQSSDGTSSGQSMVRSHRRSQSLDQNLDFIPKQPRKNTFEGSTSPRGNQEALPRPVPRVKPASPPPVKLTIRRPDRSSEKDKEKERKLNTEPPKVVVKPLTKESKLQTSIRDLKEKNLALSRLNSELQQEVKQVMEWRIALELKLERLKPFNPK from the exons ATGTCAAGAAAGCATAGCACACTGCTGAAAGAAGAggtggatgatgatgaatcTAATGGTGATGACAAGAGCAAGAGAGAAAGCACACAAGAAG GTGATAAAAggagaaaaggaaagaaaggTGAACGCCTTGAAGGCTATTACAACAGTAGTATGAACAACTCTAAGGTTAAACCTGTCGTGGGTGCAGCTATCAACCCTTCAGCGGATGGCATAACTTCACCTAACCACACCCAGCCCACCCAGGTCCTGCCCACTATCCAGCCCCCGCCCACCCACCCGTATCGGCAGCAAGGCCCTGCAGGGCCACCGGTGACATGTCAAGCCCAACAGGGGTCTACAGCGCAGCAGGTTACACCTCAAGGCCAGCAGGGTTACAGTGGCGTGGTCATGCCTGTAGCAATAAACCAGCCTATTCAACAG GTCTACCAGCCAAACCATCCTCAGCACATTCCGCCGCAAAACCCAGTGGCAACTCACTGGCAGCAACAGCAACCACTGCCTGTAAGGCTACCGCCCCCTCCTGGCCCCGCCCAACACCCAGTAGTGGCACCCCAACAGTATCAAGCCACCCCACAACACCCTCAAGCCCAGTATCAACCCTACCAGCCCCACCCACCACAGGGGTACTTTCCAGGCGTGCATTACACTCATGGAGTCCCAGGCCAG GTCCCTGGTGCTATAGGTGCACCGTACATACATCAGCCAAGACATCCCCAGCATGTCCTAGTGCGCAGCCAGTCACTCCCAGAAGAGCCTGTCCCCCAAGGGCGGGgcccaccccctgcaccccagAGTCCCCCAGGGCGGGGCCCACCCCAGGACCAGCAGATGTGGGTAGCACATCAGCCGCCACCacagccacaagaccaagttGAAG CAGGTAACTGGGTTGGTGAAAGTAATGGTGCTGCGTCCCAGCAGACCTGGGTACCGGGTAGTACTGCCACCCAACACCCCATGGAGAGCTACTGGGCAGCATTTAGTGGCAGCCCCCCAACCCCTGAGAAACCCCAACAATGGGACGACTCATCAGACCACTCTGATCACAGCTCAAGTGATGAGGAACTGGACCGAAGCAGCTCACCTGTGCTGTGCGGtgaagagggggaggggcttttAAG GGCACCGTCGCTGACCAGTTTTGCTGAAAGCACAAGCAGTGTGGAAGATGAGGGAGAAGAAGATGTGTGGGTGATCCAGCATGAGCAAAGAGATTACTACGCTACACAATTTAGAAAACTACAGCCTGGGGAAGATGGAGTCATCAAAG GTCCTAAAGCAAGAGATTTCTTCTTGAAATCTAACTTGCCGACCGAAACTTTATCCAAGATATG GCACCTTTCAGATATCAATAAAGACAATGCACTTCACCTGGAGGAGTTTTGTATAGCAATGCATCTGGTAGTTGCTATAAGACATGGGCTGGACCTGCCCCCAACACTACCCCCAACGTTACTGAACTTTAGGGCCAGCGAGGAAGAGGAAG ATCCATTCAATGTTTCCATGACAGCAGCCCCAACGTCACCAAGGCAAAAAGAGAACAGTGTTGGGGAACACATAGAGGCTTCAATTGAG GAACAGTCTCACTCCCCTCGTTCAGCCTCACTCAAAAGGGAACACAACCGACGGCAAGATTTATCTCGGCCGCGCTCCCTCTCAGACCCAAACTACACAGAGGAGCCTCATGACCATTCAAGGAAAATCTCCAGCCCCGTCCCACCAACCTCTGGTACAACTCAACCGGAGGGTGCTTCAGCAATAGTCCCACCTCTTCCGCTAAGCCCCGGTCCACACATAGGCATAGAGAGACCAAGAGCATCAGCAAAGATCTCCCTCCTGGATAGTGCACCAGGCCAGCTGCTGCCACCACCGTCTGGGAAGTTTGCGCGTGAGGCCATCAAAGAGTCAGACTCAGACTCTGATACCTCTGACAGCTCACCCCCAACATCACCCACACAACAGAGCCCTCTTGAGACCACGCCTGTTTTGCCGCTACCAGAGAAAGTCACCCCAGAGCCTGGTACAACAACACCACCCTCGCCGCCTCCTGACTCCCCGAAGAGTGTGGCACCTCCTGCGCTAAGGTCCACTGCAGAGAAGGTGGTCATGAGACAACAACGCAAGAGTGGAGAGAGACCACGATCAGCTGGTGATGTCAATCATATTGTCCCAATGGATGATAGCACCCCTGGGTCGACCACGCCTAGTGATGGTAGCCAGGGGTCCCACGGCCAGAAGGACCCACCTCCACCACCTCCTCCCAGGAACAAGAGGGGTCACTCTAGGTCCTCATCACTTGACCTCAATAAGCTATTTGCTGCTAAAGCCAAGGAGGCGAAGGAGAACAGAG CTGCAAGCACATCCTCTCCAACGTCCAGTCACTCGAGCCAG AACAGTGAGACAGTACTTGCTGAAAGACCCGACACCTCACAGAAACATGAACCCAAAGGGGGGGCATCCGAGGAGACCCCACGCTCACCAGTACAGGCATCAGAAGAGCAGAATTTTGCCGATTTTAGCCGATTTGATAGTTTTGTTAACGCTCAGTCCAGCGATGGCACGTCTTCTGGTCAGAGCATGGTGAGATCTCACCGGCGGTCACAGTCACTTGATCAGAATCTG GATTTCATACCCAAGCAACCAAGGAAAAACACTTTCGAAG GGAGCACTTCCCCTCGCGGAAACCAAGAAGCTTTACCTCGCCCTGTGCCCAGAGTG AAACCAGCAAGCCCACCTCCTGTTAAGCTGACAATTCGAAGACCTGATCGCAGCAGTGAAAAAGacaaagagaaagagagaaagCTCAACACAGAACCCCCAAAAGTCGTCGTCAA GCCTCTAACGAAGGAGAGCAAGCTCCAAACGTCGATTCGTGACCTAAAGGAGAAGAACCTGGCTCTGTCACGGCTAAACAGCGAGCTGCAGCAAGAGGTTAAACAA GTTATGGAATGGAGGATAGCTCTAGAGCTGAAGCTTGAACGCCTCAAGCCATTCAACCCCAAATAA
- the LOC116602257 gene encoding ralBP1-associated Eps domain-containing protein 1 isoform X3, with amino-acid sequence MSRKHSTLLKEEVDDDESNGDDKSKRESTQEGDKRRKGKKGERLEGYYNSSMNNSKVKPVVGAAINPSADGITSPNHTQPTQVLPTIQPPPTHPYRQQGPAGPPVTCQAQQGSTAQQVTPQGQQGYSGVVMPVAINQPIQQVYQPNHPQHIPPQNPVATHWQQQQPLPVRLPPPPGPAQHPVVAPQQYQATPQHPQAQYQPYQPHPPQGYFPGVHYTHGVPGQVPGAIGAPYIHQPRHPQHVLVRSQSLPEEPVPQGRGPPPAPQSPPGRGPPQDQQMWVAHQPPPQPQDQVEAGNWVGESNGAASQQTWVPGSTATQHPMESYWAAFSGSPPTPEKPQQWDDSSDHSDHSSSDEELDRSSSPVLCGEEGEGLLRAPSLTSFAESTSSVEDEGEEDVWVIQHEQRDYYATQFRKLQPGEDGVIKGPKARDFFLKSNLPTETLSKIWHLSDINKDNALHLEEFCIAMHLVVAIRHGLDLPPTLPPTLLNFRASEEEEAAPTSPRQKENSVGEHIEASIEEQSHSPRSASLKREHNRRQDLSRPRSLSDPNYTEEPHDHSRKISSPVPPTSGTTQPEGASAIVPPLPLSPGPHIGIERPRASAKISLLDSAPGQLLPPPSGKFAREAIKESDSDSDTSDSSPPTSPTQQSPLETTPVLPLPEKVTPEPGTTTPPSPPPDSPKSVAPPALRSTAEKVVMRQQRKSGERPRSAGDVNHIVPMDDSTPGSTTPSDGSQGSHGQKDPPPPPPPRNKRGHSRSSSLDLNKLFAAKAKEAKENRAASTSSPTSSHSSQNSETVLAERPDTSQKHEPKGGASEETPRSPVQASEEQNFADFSRFDSFVNAQSSDGTSSGQSMVRSHRRSQSLDQNLDFIPKQPRKNTFEGSTSPRGNQEALPRPVPRVKPASPPPVKLTIRRPDRSSEKDKEKERKLNTEPPKVVVKPLTKESKLQTSIRDLKEKNLALSRLNSELQQEVKQVMEWRIALELKLERLKPFNPK; translated from the exons ATGTCAAGAAAGCATAGCACACTGCTGAAAGAAGAggtggatgatgatgaatcTAATGGTGATGACAAGAGCAAGAGAGAAAGCACACAAGAAG GTGATAAAAggagaaaaggaaagaaaggTGAACGCCTTGAAGGCTATTACAACAGTAGTATGAACAACTCTAAGGTTAAACCTGTCGTGGGTGCAGCTATCAACCCTTCAGCGGATGGCATAACTTCACCTAACCACACCCAGCCCACCCAGGTCCTGCCCACTATCCAGCCCCCGCCCACCCACCCGTATCGGCAGCAAGGCCCTGCAGGGCCACCGGTGACATGTCAAGCCCAACAGGGGTCTACAGCGCAGCAGGTTACACCTCAAGGCCAGCAGGGTTACAGTGGCGTGGTCATGCCTGTAGCAATAAACCAGCCTATTCAACAG GTCTACCAGCCAAACCATCCTCAGCACATTCCGCCGCAAAACCCAGTGGCAACTCACTGGCAGCAACAGCAACCACTGCCTGTAAGGCTACCGCCCCCTCCTGGCCCCGCCCAACACCCAGTAGTGGCACCCCAACAGTATCAAGCCACCCCACAACACCCTCAAGCCCAGTATCAACCCTACCAGCCCCACCCACCACAGGGGTACTTTCCAGGCGTGCATTACACTCATGGAGTCCCAGGCCAG GTCCCTGGTGCTATAGGTGCACCGTACATACATCAGCCAAGACATCCCCAGCATGTCCTAGTGCGCAGCCAGTCACTCCCAGAAGAGCCTGTCCCCCAAGGGCGGGgcccaccccctgcaccccagAGTCCCCCAGGGCGGGGCCCACCCCAGGACCAGCAGATGTGGGTAGCACATCAGCCGCCACCacagccacaagaccaagttGAAG CAGGTAACTGGGTTGGTGAAAGTAATGGTGCTGCGTCCCAGCAGACCTGGGTACCGGGTAGTACTGCCACCCAACACCCCATGGAGAGCTACTGGGCAGCATTTAGTGGCAGCCCCCCAACCCCTGAGAAACCCCAACAATGGGACGACTCATCAGACCACTCTGATCACAGCTCAAGTGATGAGGAACTGGACCGAAGCAGCTCACCTGTGCTGTGCGGtgaagagggggaggggcttttAAG GGCACCGTCGCTGACCAGTTTTGCTGAAAGCACAAGCAGTGTGGAAGATGAGGGAGAAGAAGATGTGTGGGTGATCCAGCATGAGCAAAGAGATTACTACGCTACACAATTTAGAAAACTACAGCCTGGGGAAGATGGAGTCATCAAAG GTCCTAAAGCAAGAGATTTCTTCTTGAAATCTAACTTGCCGACCGAAACTTTATCCAAGATATG GCACCTTTCAGATATCAATAAAGACAATGCACTTCACCTGGAGGAGTTTTGTATAGCAATGCATCTGGTAGTTGCTATAAGACATGGGCTGGACCTGCCCCCAACACTACCCCCAACGTTACTGAACTTTAGGGCCAGCGAGGAAGAGGAAG CAGCCCCAACGTCACCAAGGCAAAAAGAGAACAGTGTTGGGGAACACATAGAGGCTTCAATTGAG GAACAGTCTCACTCCCCTCGTTCAGCCTCACTCAAAAGGGAACACAACCGACGGCAAGATTTATCTCGGCCGCGCTCCCTCTCAGACCCAAACTACACAGAGGAGCCTCATGACCATTCAAGGAAAATCTCCAGCCCCGTCCCACCAACCTCTGGTACAACTCAACCGGAGGGTGCTTCAGCAATAGTCCCACCTCTTCCGCTAAGCCCCGGTCCACACATAGGCATAGAGAGACCAAGAGCATCAGCAAAGATCTCCCTCCTGGATAGTGCACCAGGCCAGCTGCTGCCACCACCGTCTGGGAAGTTTGCGCGTGAGGCCATCAAAGAGTCAGACTCAGACTCTGATACCTCTGACAGCTCACCCCCAACATCACCCACACAACAGAGCCCTCTTGAGACCACGCCTGTTTTGCCGCTACCAGAGAAAGTCACCCCAGAGCCTGGTACAACAACACCACCCTCGCCGCCTCCTGACTCCCCGAAGAGTGTGGCACCTCCTGCGCTAAGGTCCACTGCAGAGAAGGTGGTCATGAGACAACAACGCAAGAGTGGAGAGAGACCACGATCAGCTGGTGATGTCAATCATATTGTCCCAATGGATGATAGCACCCCTGGGTCGACCACGCCTAGTGATGGTAGCCAGGGGTCCCACGGCCAGAAGGACCCACCTCCACCACCTCCTCCCAGGAACAAGAGGGGTCACTCTAGGTCCTCATCACTTGACCTCAATAAGCTATTTGCTGCTAAAGCCAAGGAGGCGAAGGAGAACAGAG CTGCAAGCACATCCTCTCCAACGTCCAGTCACTCGAGCCAG AACAGTGAGACAGTACTTGCTGAAAGACCCGACACCTCACAGAAACATGAACCCAAAGGGGGGGCATCCGAGGAGACCCCACGCTCACCAGTACAGGCATCAGAAGAGCAGAATTTTGCCGATTTTAGCCGATTTGATAGTTTTGTTAACGCTCAGTCCAGCGATGGCACGTCTTCTGGTCAGAGCATGGTGAGATCTCACCGGCGGTCACAGTCACTTGATCAGAATCTG GATTTCATACCCAAGCAACCAAGGAAAAACACTTTCGAAG GGAGCACTTCCCCTCGCGGAAACCAAGAAGCTTTACCTCGCCCTGTGCCCAGAGTG AAACCAGCAAGCCCACCTCCTGTTAAGCTGACAATTCGAAGACCTGATCGCAGCAGTGAAAAAGacaaagagaaagagagaaagCTCAACACAGAACCCCCAAAAGTCGTCGTCAA GCCTCTAACGAAGGAGAGCAAGCTCCAAACGTCGATTCGTGACCTAAAGGAGAAGAACCTGGCTCTGTCACGGCTAAACAGCGAGCTGCAGCAAGAGGTTAAACAA GTTATGGAATGGAGGATAGCTCTAGAGCTGAAGCTTGAACGCCTCAAGCCATTCAACCCCAAATAA
- the LOC116602257 gene encoding ralBP1-associated Eps domain-containing protein 1 isoform X2, giving the protein MSRKHSTLLKEEVDDDESNGDDKSKRESTQEGDKRRKGKKGERLEGYYNSSMNNSKVKPVVGAAINPSADGITSPNHTQPTQVLPTIQPPPTHPYRQQGPAGPPVTCQAQQGSTAQQVTPQGQQGYSGVVMPVAINQPIQQVYQPNHPQHIPPQNPVATHWQQQQPLPVRLPPPPGPAQHPVVAPQQYQATPQHPQAQYQPYQPHPPQGYFPGVHYTHGVPGQVPGAIGAPYIHQPRHPQHVLVRSQSLPEEPVPQGRGPPPAPQSPPGRGPPQDQQMWVAHQPPPQPQDQVEGNWVGESNGAASQQTWVPGSTATQHPMESYWAAFSGSPPTPEKPQQWDDSSDHSDHSSSDEELDRSSSPVLCGEEGEGLLRAPSLTSFAESTSSVEDEGEEDVWVIQHEQRDYYATQFRKLQPGEDGVIKGPKARDFFLKSNLPTETLSKIWHLSDINKDNALHLEEFCIAMHLVVAIRHGLDLPPTLPPTLLNFRASEEEEDPFNVSMTAAPTSPRQKENSVGEHIEASIEEQSHSPRSASLKREHNRRQDLSRPRSLSDPNYTEEPHDHSRKISSPVPPTSGTTQPEGASAIVPPLPLSPGPHIGIERPRASAKISLLDSAPGQLLPPPSGKFAREAIKESDSDSDTSDSSPPTSPTQQSPLETTPVLPLPEKVTPEPGTTTPPSPPPDSPKSVAPPALRSTAEKVVMRQQRKSGERPRSAGDVNHIVPMDDSTPGSTTPSDGSQGSHGQKDPPPPPPPRNKRGHSRSSSLDLNKLFAAKAKEAKENRAASTSSPTSSHSSQNSETVLAERPDTSQKHEPKGGASEETPRSPVQASEEQNFADFSRFDSFVNAQSSDGTSSGQSMVRSHRRSQSLDQNLDFIPKQPRKNTFEGSTSPRGNQEALPRPVPRVKPASPPPVKLTIRRPDRSSEKDKEKERKLNTEPPKVVVKPLTKESKLQTSIRDLKEKNLALSRLNSELQQEVKQVMEWRIALELKLERLKPFNPK; this is encoded by the exons ATGTCAAGAAAGCATAGCACACTGCTGAAAGAAGAggtggatgatgatgaatcTAATGGTGATGACAAGAGCAAGAGAGAAAGCACACAAGAAG GTGATAAAAggagaaaaggaaagaaaggTGAACGCCTTGAAGGCTATTACAACAGTAGTATGAACAACTCTAAGGTTAAACCTGTCGTGGGTGCAGCTATCAACCCTTCAGCGGATGGCATAACTTCACCTAACCACACCCAGCCCACCCAGGTCCTGCCCACTATCCAGCCCCCGCCCACCCACCCGTATCGGCAGCAAGGCCCTGCAGGGCCACCGGTGACATGTCAAGCCCAACAGGGGTCTACAGCGCAGCAGGTTACACCTCAAGGCCAGCAGGGTTACAGTGGCGTGGTCATGCCTGTAGCAATAAACCAGCCTATTCAACAG GTCTACCAGCCAAACCATCCTCAGCACATTCCGCCGCAAAACCCAGTGGCAACTCACTGGCAGCAACAGCAACCACTGCCTGTAAGGCTACCGCCCCCTCCTGGCCCCGCCCAACACCCAGTAGTGGCACCCCAACAGTATCAAGCCACCCCACAACACCCTCAAGCCCAGTATCAACCCTACCAGCCCCACCCACCACAGGGGTACTTTCCAGGCGTGCATTACACTCATGGAGTCCCAGGCCAG GTCCCTGGTGCTATAGGTGCACCGTACATACATCAGCCAAGACATCCCCAGCATGTCCTAGTGCGCAGCCAGTCACTCCCAGAAGAGCCTGTCCCCCAAGGGCGGGgcccaccccctgcaccccagAGTCCCCCAGGGCGGGGCCCACCCCAGGACCAGCAGATGTGGGTAGCACATCAGCCGCCACCacagccacaagaccaagttGAAG GTAACTGGGTTGGTGAAAGTAATGGTGCTGCGTCCCAGCAGACCTGGGTACCGGGTAGTACTGCCACCCAACACCCCATGGAGAGCTACTGGGCAGCATTTAGTGGCAGCCCCCCAACCCCTGAGAAACCCCAACAATGGGACGACTCATCAGACCACTCTGATCACAGCTCAAGTGATGAGGAACTGGACCGAAGCAGCTCACCTGTGCTGTGCGGtgaagagggggaggggcttttAAG GGCACCGTCGCTGACCAGTTTTGCTGAAAGCACAAGCAGTGTGGAAGATGAGGGAGAAGAAGATGTGTGGGTGATCCAGCATGAGCAAAGAGATTACTACGCTACACAATTTAGAAAACTACAGCCTGGGGAAGATGGAGTCATCAAAG GTCCTAAAGCAAGAGATTTCTTCTTGAAATCTAACTTGCCGACCGAAACTTTATCCAAGATATG GCACCTTTCAGATATCAATAAAGACAATGCACTTCACCTGGAGGAGTTTTGTATAGCAATGCATCTGGTAGTTGCTATAAGACATGGGCTGGACCTGCCCCCAACACTACCCCCAACGTTACTGAACTTTAGGGCCAGCGAGGAAGAGGAAG ATCCATTCAATGTTTCCATGACAGCAGCCCCAACGTCACCAAGGCAAAAAGAGAACAGTGTTGGGGAACACATAGAGGCTTCAATTGAG GAACAGTCTCACTCCCCTCGTTCAGCCTCACTCAAAAGGGAACACAACCGACGGCAAGATTTATCTCGGCCGCGCTCCCTCTCAGACCCAAACTACACAGAGGAGCCTCATGACCATTCAAGGAAAATCTCCAGCCCCGTCCCACCAACCTCTGGTACAACTCAACCGGAGGGTGCTTCAGCAATAGTCCCACCTCTTCCGCTAAGCCCCGGTCCACACATAGGCATAGAGAGACCAAGAGCATCAGCAAAGATCTCCCTCCTGGATAGTGCACCAGGCCAGCTGCTGCCACCACCGTCTGGGAAGTTTGCGCGTGAGGCCATCAAAGAGTCAGACTCAGACTCTGATACCTCTGACAGCTCACCCCCAACATCACCCACACAACAGAGCCCTCTTGAGACCACGCCTGTTTTGCCGCTACCAGAGAAAGTCACCCCAGAGCCTGGTACAACAACACCACCCTCGCCGCCTCCTGACTCCCCGAAGAGTGTGGCACCTCCTGCGCTAAGGTCCACTGCAGAGAAGGTGGTCATGAGACAACAACGCAAGAGTGGAGAGAGACCACGATCAGCTGGTGATGTCAATCATATTGTCCCAATGGATGATAGCACCCCTGGGTCGACCACGCCTAGTGATGGTAGCCAGGGGTCCCACGGCCAGAAGGACCCACCTCCACCACCTCCTCCCAGGAACAAGAGGGGTCACTCTAGGTCCTCATCACTTGACCTCAATAAGCTATTTGCTGCTAAAGCCAAGGAGGCGAAGGAGAACAGAG CTGCAAGCACATCCTCTCCAACGTCCAGTCACTCGAGCCAG AACAGTGAGACAGTACTTGCTGAAAGACCCGACACCTCACAGAAACATGAACCCAAAGGGGGGGCATCCGAGGAGACCCCACGCTCACCAGTACAGGCATCAGAAGAGCAGAATTTTGCCGATTTTAGCCGATTTGATAGTTTTGTTAACGCTCAGTCCAGCGATGGCACGTCTTCTGGTCAGAGCATGGTGAGATCTCACCGGCGGTCACAGTCACTTGATCAGAATCTG GATTTCATACCCAAGCAACCAAGGAAAAACACTTTCGAAG GGAGCACTTCCCCTCGCGGAAACCAAGAAGCTTTACCTCGCCCTGTGCCCAGAGTG AAACCAGCAAGCCCACCTCCTGTTAAGCTGACAATTCGAAGACCTGATCGCAGCAGTGAAAAAGacaaagagaaagagagaaagCTCAACACAGAACCCCCAAAAGTCGTCGTCAA GCCTCTAACGAAGGAGAGCAAGCTCCAAACGTCGATTCGTGACCTAAAGGAGAAGAACCTGGCTCTGTCACGGCTAAACAGCGAGCTGCAGCAAGAGGTTAAACAA GTTATGGAATGGAGGATAGCTCTAGAGCTGAAGCTTGAACGCCTCAAGCCATTCAACCCCAAATAA